A single genomic interval of Penicillium psychrofluorescens genome assembly, chromosome: 2 harbors:
- a CDS encoding uncharacterized protein (ID:PFLUO_003309-T1.cds;~source:funannotate), with protein sequence MIPSQAPIAIIGAGPSGLAFARLLELASIAYVIFERDESATWADEYSSSGTLDIHKDSGQVALKEAGLLEKFQSIARYDVPTRIVDAQGSVHAHIPGDDDTEKPEIDRKDLRKLLLNSIPASRIIWGCKIQHVQKEDDGSVSVHRTDGQVESGFRLVVGADGAWSKVRNLVTSGKPQYAGTHFFTSFIEPDSPNYSSVASMVENGNFLAMSKGRQIFLHYLGDGSYHLAVGMKLSENWTSLGSAVLHEPSDLWQSLLQDEFAEWDPGLTELIKSSNRSFRSWPLYFTPEKSVPWTHTLGVTLLGDAAHLTVPTGDGVNSALNDSLELARQIIKHGIDNLEPAVAEYEKAMLSRAVDASRKGEWFTEHFFGADTPQSFLQAVGMHNGST encoded by the exons ATGATTCCGTCGCAAGCACCCATTGCCATAATTGGAGCCGGTCCTTCTGGTCTCGCTTTTGCACGATTGCTCGAACTTGCTAGTATCGCCTATGTTATATTTGAACGAGATGAGTCGGCAACATGGGCCGATGAGTATTCGAGCAGTGGCACCCTTGATATTCATAAAGACTCGGGGCAGGTGGCTTTGAAAGAGGCTGGCTTGTTGGAAAAATTCCAGTCAATTGCCCGCTATGACGTGCCAACGAGGATTGTCGACGCACAAGGCAGTGTTCATGCGCACATTCCCGGAGATGACGATACAGAAAAGCCAGAGATCGATCGCAAAGATCTGCGAAAACTTCTCCTCAACTCTATTCCGGCTAGCAGAATTATCTGGGGTTGCAAAATACAGCATGTGCAGAAAGAGGACGATGGGTCAGTTTCAGTCCATCGTACAGACGGTCAGGTTGAATCTGGATTTCGCCTCGTCGTAGGCGCGGACGGCGCTTGGTCCAAAGTTAGGAACCTA GTTACATCTGGTAAACCACAGTATGCCGGGACTCACTTCTTTACTTCGTTCATCGAACCGGACAGCCCAAATTACTCCTCAGTGGCTTCTATGGTTGAAAATGGCAATTTCCTGGCCATGAGCAAAGGCCGGCAGATATTTTTGCATTACCTAGGCGATGGGTCCTACCACCTCGCCGTGGGCATGAAACTCTCCGAGAACTGGACTTCACTGGGATCCGCAGTTCTTCATGAACCATCCGATTTATGGCAATCGTTGCTACAAGATGAGTTTGCCGAATGGGATCCAGGGCTTACCGAGTTGATCAAGTCCAGCAACCGGAGTTTCCGCTCTTGGCCATTGTACTTCACGCCAGAGAAGTCCGTTCCCTGGACACATACCCTCGGAGTGACACTGCTCGGTGATGCCGCGCATTTAAC CGTACCCACTGGAGATGGTGTTAACAGTGCCTTAAACGATAGTCTTGAGTTGGCCAGACAGATCATCAAGCATGGGATTGATAACCTGGAACCCGCTGTGGCAGAATACGAAAAGGCGATGCTATCTCGCGCGGTTGACGCAAGTAGGAAAGGCGAATGGTTCACAGAGCATTTTTTTGGAGCTGACACACCTCAAAGCTTCCTTCAGGCTGTTGGTATGCACAATGGAAGTACTTGA